The genomic interval GACGCACTGTGTCGGTTCTACGGGACCTCGGACGAGCTGCGCGATCTCCTCAAGTCCCTGGCCAAAGAGTCGAAGACCAAGGGCTGGTGGCACGCTCACGGGAATGCCGTCCCCGCATGGTTTTCCGTGTACGTGGGCCTCGAGCAGGCGGCTTCAGTCCTCCGCAGCTACCAAGGCGAGTTCGTCCCGGGGCTGTTGCAGACGCCCGAATACGCGTCGCACCTGAGTCGCGCCTGGGTCGACCACACAGCCGAGGAGATCCAGCGAATGGTCGACGTACGGATGCGGCGCCAGGAACTCTTGACAGGCGAAAACGCGCCGGACGTCTGGGCCGTCGTGCATCAGAGCGCACTCATGCACGTCGTCGGAAATCGTCCGGTCATGACGAGGCAGCTCGAACGTATGCTGGCACTGACGGAGTTGAGGAACGTGACGATCCAGGTCCTGCCTCTTGATGCAGGGGCTTACCCCACCACGGGTCCGTTCACCATCCTCGGCTTCCCCGAACAGGAGGACCCGGACATGGTGTATCGGGAGGGGCTGACCGACTCCGTTTATCTAGAACACCCAACGGACGTAAGCCTCTACACGAAGGCGTTCGACCACCTCAGGGCACTTGCTTTGAGTCCACAGCGATCGACTCTGCTGATCAAAAGAGTTCTGGAGGAGCACTCCTGATGACGTTGCCATCAACCGTGCAGTGGCAGAAGAGCAGTTACAGCAATGGCATGGGAGGCGAGTGCCTGGAGTTCGCGGCCGTCCCCACCGGCGCCTTCGTGCGCGACTCCAAGCGGCCCGCCGAGGCGCTCATGGCCGTCGGAGGAGTCGCTTGGTCCGAGTTCATACGCGCCGTACATCGCGGGGAACTAAACGCTCACTGATACCGATTTGATCAAACGGCGTCTCTGGGAGCTGTGATGCAGAGCCGAACACCGGCCATACCGTCCAACGCCTGGTTCAAGTCCTCGTACAGCGGTGCCAACACCAGCGAGTGCGCCGAGGTAGCCGCCCTCGCCGTGTTCACCGCCGTGCGTGACTCGAAGGTGCCTGATGGGCCGCGTATCGCTGTGCGGCGGGACTCCTGGGTGGGGTTCATCCGGGGCGTACAGCGCGGGGAGTTCGGCGCGGGGTAGCGGAGTGAAGGACGATCGCAAGCTGTCGGCGGCTTGTCGTTGGCGAACCGGGAGATCGCCCGCGTCGCCGATACCGGATCCGCAGCCGCGATCTACGACGTCGGCCCCCAGTTCCTCTTCATCGGCCTCATCACCCTCCTCGCCGCCGCCGCTGCGGGTGGCGCCTCGTCGGGTCGGACACGGTTCGCGTGCCGTGGGCTGGTGGGCCCTTGCGCTGGTGGTCGTCGGGACGGCTGCGGTCGCTTCGAACCTGGACCTGATGCCGGTCGGCGGGGCCTGCTACGTGCTCGCGCTGGGGGCGCTGGCCCGGTCGGCCGTACCCGCCGGCAGCGTGGGTCGCCCGGCCACCGTCGGACGCGGCTGAACATCAGACGCGGCAGGACCTGGGCGCCCCCGAACGTCAGGCGCCGCAAAAACCTCGCACGCCGCTGAACATACGGCGCCGCCCCTGCGTACTACCAAGCAACTCCCCCACTGGCTGGGCGCGTGACCGGCGACAGGCGGTCCCGCGCCCAGCCGTTTTGAGCGGGGAGCCGGGACAGCAACGGCCTAACCGCTCACCGCATGCGACACCGTGTAAATCACCAGCCCCGCCAGCGCCCCCACCACCGTGCCGTTGATCCTGATGAACTGCAGGTCCCGGCCGATGTGCGCCTCGATCTTCCTCGACGTCTGCTCCGCGTCCCAGCCCGCCACCGTGTCGCTGATCAGCGACGTGATCTCGCTGCGGTACGTCGTCACCACGTACACCGCCGCATCCTCCAGCCACCCCTCCAGCTTCCCCTGCAACCGCCCGTCCGTCGCCAGCCGCCCGCCCAGGGAGAGCAGCGAGGCCCTCACCCGCAGGCGCAGTTCGCTCTGCTCGTCCTCCGCCGCCGAGATGATCATGGTGCGTACGGCGGCCCAGGCCGAGGCGATCACGTCCTGGACCTCACCCCGGCCCAGGATCTCCGACTTCAGGCGCTCCACCTTCGCCCGCGTGTCCGTGTCCGACCGGAGGTCGGCGGCGAAGTCCCGCAGGAAGCGGTCGATGGCGCCGCGCGCAGGGTGGCCGGGCATGTCGCGCATCTCGGTGATGAAGCGCAGGAGTTCCTTGTAGACGCGGTCGCCGACCTTCTTGTCGACGAAGCGCGGCGTCCAGCCCGGCGCCCCGCCCTGCACCGCGTCCATCACCGAATCGCCGTGCAGCACCAGCCAGTCGTGGGCGCGTGAGCAGATCAGGTCCACAGCCCGGCGGTGTGCGCCGTCGGCGACGACCTTGTCCAGGGCCTGGCCGATGCCCGGGGCGATCTCCGCCGCGTCCGCGCGGCGCGTGATCGCCTCGCCCACCACCGCCTGGACGTCGGAGTCGCGAAGGACCGTCAGGGCGCCGCGCAGGGCGGTGGAGAGTTCCTCCGTCACGCGGTCCGCGTGGTCCGGTTCCGAAAGCCAGGCGCCGACCCGTCTGCCGATGCCGATCGCGCGCAGGCGGGTGCGTACAACGTCCGAGGAGAGAAAGTTCTCACCGACGAAAGAGCCCAGCGTCGTGCCCAGCTGGTCCTTCTTCGTCGGGATGATTGCGGTGTGCGGGATGGGCAGGCCCATCGGGCGTTTGAAGAGGGCCGTTACGGCGAACCAGTCGGCCAGCGCGCCCACCATCCCCGCCTCGGAGGCCGCCGCGACGTACGCCGGCCAGCCGTCGATCCCCGCGTTCTCCGCCCATGTGGCCAGTACGTAGATGACCGCGACCAGGAGCAGCAGGCCGGTCGCCGTCGCCTTCATCCGGCGTACGCCCTGGCGCTTCTCCTCGTCGGCCGCGCTGTACGCGAAGGGGGTGAGAGGGGAGGCGACGGAGGGTGGTGCGGTCGCTGAGCGGGCAGACCTCTCATTATCAGACATGCCGTCAGTTTCCGGTTTCGTGCGATTCATCCGCTCCACCTGTCCGCCTTGCGCGCACCGTCCCGTACGCACTTTCCCTACATGACCTACTCGTGGAACGCACTACGAGTTCCCGACGTCTGTCCTAACGGTGCAATGGCGCATCATTGAGTCAGTTCGAATGGAGCCTCGGGGCTCCCTGCGCCCGAGGAGATACGACCGAGCATGACCAAGCGCAACGGTTATGCCCTGCTTGCCGCGCTCGCCGCGGTGGTGGTCCTCATCTCAGGGGCCATATTCGCCGGGGCGACGCTCGGCGCCCGCGACGAGAAGACCCAGGCACAGCCCCACAGGCCGGTGCGTTCGGCGGCGCCCGCCACCTCCGGCTCCTGGATCGGCACCTGGTCCGCATCGCCCGCCTTCGCCGAGCCGAACACAGAGCAGGGCTTCCCCGGCCGTTCGATTCGTAACGTCGTGCACACGAGCATCGGCGGCACCAGCACCCGCGTCACCCTGTCCAACCTCTTCGGCGGCCGCCCCCTGCGCATCACGCATGCCTCGGTCGCCGTCGCCGCCACCCCCGGCGCCCCGACCGCCGCGCAGGGCACCATGCGCCGGCTCCTCTTCGGCGGCTCGACCGCGGTCGTCATCCCGCCCGGCGGACAGGTCGTCAGCGACCCGGCCGTCCTCGAAGTGCCGCGCGACACCGACCTGCTGGTCACCACGTACTCGCCGACGCCCAGCGGACCGGTCACGCACCACCCGCGGGCCCGCCAGACGTCGTACGTCGCGGAGGGCGACCGTACGGAGGACACGCTCGGCGACCTGTACACCGAGCAGACCCCGTACTGGCGCTACCTCACCGCCGTCGACGTCCTGACCGGCAAGGCCGAGGGCGCGGTCGTCGTCATCGGCGACTCGATCACCGACGGCGTCACGTCCACAGCTGGCGCCAACCACCGCTGGACGGACGTGCTCGCCGAGCGCCTCGACGGCCGGTACGCCGTACTCAACCAGGGCATCAGCGGAAACCGCCTCCTCAGCGACGGTACGGGCCCCAGCGGGCTCTCCCGCTTCGACCGTGACGTCCTCTCACGCTCCGGCGCCAAGGCCGTCGTCGTCGTCCTCGGCATCAACGACATCCTGCGCCCGCCGCACGAGCTCGACGCCACGCGCATCGCGGCGGGGCTCGAACAGGTGGCCCGTCAGGCGCGTGCGCGCGGCCTGCGCGTGATCGGCTCGACGATCATGCCGTTCGAGGGCACGCGGGCCCATACGCCGCAGCTCGAAGCGGTGCGCGACACCGTCAACGAGGCGATCCGTACGCGCGGCATCTTCGACGAGGTCGTGGACTTCGACCTGGCGCTGCGCGACCCGTACGCCCCGGACCGGCTCCTTCCGGCGTACGACTCCGGCGACCACCTGCACCCCAGCGACGCGGGCTACCGCCGGATGGGCATGGCCTTCGACCTCGCGAGCCTCAGGAGCACCGCGGCGGCGGAGCTGTAGGGGGCGGGCTGTCGTCGGCCTCCTGCGGTGCGGGAACCGTCAGGGGCACTCAGTCGAGCTTCTTCCGCTCGGCCTTCTTCTCCAGCTTCTCCCGCTTGCGCGCCTCCTTCAGGCGCTGCTTCTCGGCCTGCGTCACCTTGCGCTCCACGCCCACGCCGCCCATCACCGCGAAGCCGGTGATCGTCACGCGCGGCGAGTCCGGCGCCGGAGGTTCGCCCGACTCCGCCGTCACGTCGCCGAAGCCGCCCATGAAGCCGAAGCCGTTGACGTTCACGTCGAGGCCCGGCGGTACGGCGACCTGGATGCCGCCCATGAAGGCGAAGCAGCGGATCACGATCTCGCGGTCCTCGAAGCGCGCCTCGCGCAGGTCGATCTCGCCGCCGCCCATCATCGCGAACGCCGTGAACCGCCGGGCCACCGTCCACGTGCCCTTGCGGCCGAAGCCGCCCCAGAAGGCGAAGGCCCCCTTCGACGTGGCCGGTCCGCCGATCCGGGCGGGCCAGGACGACGGCTTGGCGGCAGCGGAGGCGGAGGCCACAGGCGCCACGGCCGCACCCGGAACGCCTGCAGCCCCCGGCACCGGCAGGTCGCTGACCAGGGGCTCCAGCTCGCCGTGCGTACGCGCCTTGTAGACGGCGTCGAGTCGCTGGTCGAACTCCTCCATGTCCAGCCGCCCCTCGGCGACCGCATCGCGCAATACTTCGGCAACTCTTTCGCGCTCCGCATCGGAGGCGCGCATCTCCGGAACTCCACTGGTCATGCGGAAAGCCTAGTCAACCCGGGTCGGCAGTCACAGAGTTGACCTGTCCGCGTACATCTTCGCGATCACCGCCTCGATGTCCGGCTCCCGCACCGACAGGTCCACCAGCGGGTACCGCTCCGCGACCGCCGCCACCAACGGCGCCGCCGACACCGAGGCCGGGAAGGCCAGCCACTGCCTGGGCCCCTCCACCTTGACCACCCGCGCGCCCGCCGCCTCGATCGGCGGCAGTTCGCGCTCCAGGTCGACGACGAGGGTCCGCTCGCTCTCGCCCACCTCGTGCAGCCCGGCCAGCGCGCCGTCGTACACCAGCCGTCCGTGGTCGATGACCATCACGCGCTTGCACAGCTGCTCGATGTCGGTCAGGTCGTGCGTCGTCAGCAGGACCGTGGTCCCGCGCTCGGCGTTCAGGTCCCGCAGGAAGTCCCGGACCTTGGCCTTGGAGATCACGTCGAGGCCGATGGTCGGCTCGTCGAGATACAGCACCTCCGGGTCGTGCAGCAGCGCCGCCGCGATGTCGCCGCGCATCCGCTGCCCGAGCGAGAGCTGCCGTACGGGTACGTCCAACAGCGCGCCCAGATCGAGGAGTTCGACGCACCGCGCCATGTTCTCCGTGAAACGGGCGTCCGGGATCCGGTACATGCGGTGCATCAGCCGGTACGAGTCGCGCAGCGGCAGGTCCCACCACAGCGTCGTACGCTGCCCGAACACCACCCCGATGCGCTGCGCGAGCCGCGTCCGCTCCCGGGAGGGATCGATGCCCGCGACGCGCAGTCGGCCGCCGCTCGGTGTCAGGATGCCGGTGAGCATCTTGATGGTGGTGGACTTGCCCGCCCCGTTCGGCCCGATGTAGCCGACCATCTCGCCGCGCGGCACCGAGAAGCTGATCCCGTCGACCGCCCGGACCTGCGTCTTCTCGCGGCGCAGGCGGCCCTTCTTTCTGCGTACGTCGAAGACC from Streptomyces spiramyceticus carries:
- a CDS encoding helix-turn-helix domain-containing protein produces the protein MAGSPTARRRRLAIELKKLREDNNLTCTQVGKELDWSSSKVNRMETGQGRVQPSDVDALCRFYGTSDELRDLLKSLAKESKTKGWWHAHGNAVPAWFSVYVGLEQAASVLRSYQGEFVPGLLQTPEYASHLSRAWVDHTAEEIQRMVDVRMRRQELLTGENAPDVWAVVHQSALMHVVGNRPVMTRQLERMLALTELRNVTIQVLPLDAGAYPTTGPFTILGFPEQEDPDMVYREGLTDSVYLEHPTDVSLYTKAFDHLRALALSPQRSTLLIKRVLEEHS
- a CDS encoding DUF397 domain-containing protein, with amino-acid sequence MTLPSTVQWQKSSYSNGMGGECLEFAAVPTGAFVRDSKRPAEALMAVGGVAWSEFIRAVHRGELNAH
- a CDS encoding DUF397 domain-containing protein; translation: MQSRTPAIPSNAWFKSSYSGANTSECAEVAALAVFTAVRDSKVPDGPRIAVRRDSWVGFIRGVQRGEFGAG
- a CDS encoding DUF445 domain-containing protein → MSDNERSARSATAPPSVASPLTPFAYSAADEEKRQGVRRMKATATGLLLLVAVIYVLATWAENAGIDGWPAYVAAASEAGMVGALADWFAVTALFKRPMGLPIPHTAIIPTKKDQLGTTLGSFVGENFLSSDVVRTRLRAIGIGRRVGAWLSEPDHADRVTEELSTALRGALTVLRDSDVQAVVGEAITRRADAAEIAPGIGQALDKVVADGAHRRAVDLICSRAHDWLVLHGDSVMDAVQGGAPGWTPRFVDKKVGDRVYKELLRFITEMRDMPGHPARGAIDRFLRDFAADLRSDTDTRAKVERLKSEILGRGEVQDVIASAWAAVRTMIISAAEDEQSELRLRVRASLLSLGGRLATDGRLQGKLEGWLEDAAVYVVTTYRSEITSLISDTVAGWDAEQTSRKIEAHIGRDLQFIRINGTVVGALAGLVIYTVSHAVSG
- a CDS encoding SGNH/GDSL hydrolase family protein, translated to MTKRNGYALLAALAAVVVLISGAIFAGATLGARDEKTQAQPHRPVRSAAPATSGSWIGTWSASPAFAEPNTEQGFPGRSIRNVVHTSIGGTSTRVTLSNLFGGRPLRITHASVAVAATPGAPTAAQGTMRRLLFGGSTAVVIPPGGQVVSDPAVLEVPRDTDLLVTTYSPTPSGPVTHHPRARQTSYVAEGDRTEDTLGDLYTEQTPYWRYLTAVDVLTGKAEGAVVVIGDSITDGVTSTAGANHRWTDVLAERLDGRYAVLNQGISGNRLLSDGTGPSGLSRFDRDVLSRSGAKAVVVVLGINDILRPPHELDATRIAAGLEQVARQARARGLRVIGSTIMPFEGTRAHTPQLEAVRDTVNEAIRTRGIFDEVVDFDLALRDPYAPDRLLPAYDSGDHLHPSDAGYRRMGMAFDLASLRSTAAAEL
- a CDS encoding DUF1707 SHOCT-like domain-containing protein; this encodes MTSGVPEMRASDAERERVAEVLRDAVAEGRLDMEEFDQRLDAVYKARTHGELEPLVSDLPVPGAAGVPGAAVAPVASASAAAKPSSWPARIGGPATSKGAFAFWGGFGRKGTWTVARRFTAFAMMGGGEIDLREARFEDREIVIRCFAFMGGIQVAVPPGLDVNVNGFGFMGGFGDVTAESGEPPAPDSPRVTITGFAVMGGVGVERKVTQAEKQRLKEARKREKLEKKAERKKLD
- a CDS encoding ABC transporter ATP-binding protein, giving the protein MTADFIELDGVEKVFDVRRKKGRLRREKTQVRAVDGISFSVPRGEMVGYIGPNGAGKSTTIKMLTGILTPSGGRLRVAGIDPSRERTRLAQRIGVVFGQRTTLWWDLPLRDSYRLMHRMYRIPDARFTENMARCVELLDLGALLDVPVRQLSLGQRMRGDIAAALLHDPEVLYLDEPTIGLDVISKAKVRDFLRDLNAERGTTVLLTTHDLTDIEQLCKRVMVIDHGRLVYDGALAGLHEVGESERTLVVDLERELPPIEAAGARVVKVEGPRQWLAFPASVSAAPLVAAVAERYPLVDLSVREPDIEAVIAKMYADRSTL